Proteins encoded within one genomic window of Aerococcus viridans:
- a CDS encoding metallophosphoesterase family protein: MRIAIFSDIHGNKYALEEALIKMDEIGIDVHIFCGDAVGYYYYHNEVIDTLRNMKNIYCVLGNHDQMFIDIIDKKKAAKSYFEKYGSSIEKFSSSITKENIEFLRSLPEVKDILIDDLKIKIIHGSPWDPIDEYIYPNSDFDRYSEIDFDYVFQGHTHYPMKIRQGKCEIINPGSIGQPRDGGFPSFVVFDTSTKLFEFVSVEYDINQLLEDIQRVGGEPSYLSNVLRRPLDGK; this comes from the coding sequence ATGAGAATAGCAATTTTTTCGGACATCCACGGCAATAAATATGCATTGGAAGAAGCTTTAATCAAAATGGATGAAATAGGAATTGATGTTCATATATTTTGTGGTGATGCTGTAGGTTATTATTATTATCATAATGAAGTCATTGATACCCTTCGGAATATGAAAAACATTTATTGCGTTTTAGGAAATCATGATCAAATGTTTATTGATATAATTGATAAGAAAAAAGCTGCCAAATCATATTTTGAAAAATACGGTAGTTCTATAGAAAAATTTTCAAGTTCAATAACGAAAGAGAATATAGAGTTTTTAAGAAGTTTACCAGAGGTAAAGGATATTCTGATAGATGATTTGAAAATAAAAATCATTCATGGTAGTCCTTGGGATCCTATAGATGAATATATTTATCCAAATTCAGATTTTGATAGATATTCTGAGATTGACTTTGATTATGTTTTTCAAGGACATACCCACTATCCTATGAAAATTAGGCAGGGGAAATGTGAAATAATTAACCCAGGATCAATTGGACAACCTAGGGATGGAGGGTTCCCCTCGTTTGTAGTTTTTGATACGAGTACAAAATTGTTTGAATTTGTTAGTGTCGAGTATGATATTAATCAATTACTAGAAGATATACAGCGTGTTGGTGGAGAACCAAGTTATCTTTCCAATGTACTAAGGAGGCCATTAGATGGAAAATAA
- a CDS encoding SDR family NAD(P)-dependent oxidoreductase — protein sequence MEYVIITGARKGLGRSLARTVIDKDRVLILIARDQFKLNEIKAELNKKHHQKILAYPFDLNNYENVDDLMNNIILQFNLKDDFKITLINNAGTIHPIKTVDLLEETDIKSNLTVNVLSPVLMISKLTRFANQNSRQLKIINISSGAYNQPIDSWALYCTSKAAIQMYLEVSLSENNKDSAVKILSIDPGVMDTGMQESIRNSESKGFSKKNDFVNLYREHKLRSVDSVAKVIKENFIDDWNVNSNFMKLDTFFESK from the coding sequence ATGGAGTATGTAATAATTACTGGAGCAAGGAAAGGTTTAGGAAGATCATTGGCAAGAACAGTAATTGATAAAGATAGAGTGCTAATATTAATAGCTAGAGATCAATTTAAACTAAATGAAATAAAAGCTGAGTTGAATAAAAAACATCACCAAAAGATATTAGCATATCCATTTGATTTGAATAACTATGAAAATGTAGATGATTTGATGAATAATATAATCCTACAATTCAACCTTAAAGATGATTTTAAAATAACGCTTATTAATAACGCTGGTACCATTCATCCAATTAAAACAGTTGATTTGTTAGAAGAAACTGATATTAAAAGCAATTTAACAGTAAATGTTCTATCACCGGTACTTATGATTAGCAAGTTGACTAGGTTTGCAAATCAAAATAGTAGACAACTGAAAATCATCAATATTTCTTCGGGAGCATATAATCAGCCAATTGATAGTTGGGCTTTGTACTGTACTTCTAAAGCAGCAATTCAAATGTATCTCGAAGTTTCACTATCAGAGAACAATAAAGACTCAGCCGTAAAAATTCTATCAATTGATCCTGGAGTTATGGATACAGGAATGCAAGAATCAATAAGAAATTCAGAATCAAAAGGATTTAGTAAAAAAAATGATTTTGTTAATTTATACAGAGAACATAAATTGCGTAGTGTGGATTCGGTTGCTAAAGTAATAAAAGAAAATTTTATTGATGATTGGAATGTCAATAGTAACTTTATGAAACTCGATACTTTTTTTGAAAGTAAGTGA
- a CDS encoding PseG/SpsG family protein encodes MMNVKIFTEGGPDIGLGHISRCTSLYDEVASRGFNVELVIYGDENNIGLLKKRNFTFVNWYDKNNLYKCISKSDYVIVDSYKANLEIYEIISQISKRALYIDDVGRLNYPKGIVLNPALDTSYIVYPKDKAITYLLGPHYIILRPPFIDVKRDYIEKNIQNALIVMGGTDIRNLLPDITTQICTKYPDINFRIIIGTTSNELEEISNNGVYNVKIYNNLTGDEIKQLMLESDFAITAAGQTIYELIATCTPFIPIQVIDNQKFTVSAILENNLVHKVLNWESDSLREQIIQEIELLKEQAYRVSLSDKYSNFIDGKGVQRIIDELMG; translated from the coding sequence ATGATGAATGTGAAAATTTTTACTGAAGGTGGACCTGATATAGGTCTTGGGCATATATCTAGATGTACTTCATTATACGATGAGGTAGCAAGCAGAGGGTTTAACGTCGAACTTGTTATATACGGAGACGAAAATAATATTGGTTTGTTAAAGAAGAGAAATTTCACATTTGTGAATTGGTATGATAAAAACAACCTATACAAATGCATATCTAAAAGTGATTATGTTATCGTAGATTCTTATAAAGCTAATTTAGAAATATACGAGATCATCTCCCAAATTTCTAAAAGAGCTTTGTACATAGATGATGTTGGACGGTTAAACTATCCTAAAGGAATAGTTTTAAACCCAGCTTTGGATACGAGTTATATAGTTTATCCTAAAGATAAAGCAATCACTTATTTATTAGGTCCTCATTACATTATTCTCCGCCCTCCATTTATAGATGTAAAAAGAGACTATATAGAAAAAAACATACAGAACGCTTTAATTGTAATGGGTGGAACAGACATAAGAAATTTGTTGCCAGACATCACTACTCAAATTTGCACAAAGTATCCTGATATAAATTTCAGAATAATAATTGGAACCACATCTAACGAATTAGAAGAAATTTCAAACAATGGCGTTTATAACGTTAAAATTTATAATAATCTAACTGGTGATGAAATTAAGCAACTAATGTTGGAGTCTGATTTTGCGATAACTGCAGCAGGACAAACTATATATGAACTCATAGCTACTTGTACACCTTTTATCCCTATTCAAGTTATTGATAATCAAAAGTTCACGGTATCCGCAATATTAGAAAATAATCTTGTTCATAAAGTACTAAATTGGGAATCTGATAGCTTAAGAGAACAAATCATACAGGAAATTGAGCTTCTAAAGGAACAAGCATATAGAGTATCGCTTAGCGATAAGTATTCGAACTTTATTGATGGGAAAGGTGTACAAAGAATCATAGATGAATTAATGGGGTGA
- a CDS encoding cytidylyltransferase domain-containing protein, translating into MKIGAIIQARMGSTRLPEKVMKNLQGKTVLEHVIERVKQSKLIDEIIIATTTHERDAVIESEALRCGVKSFRGSEDDVLSRYYYAAKENNLDVVVRITSDCPLIDPKVLDEIIDYYNTGNLDIVSNGGSDVLNRTYPRGLDTEVFSFKILEYAFNHAEEKYQREHVTPYIYETSDRTYYYKNNTDYSKYRWTLDTDDDFEVISQIYKYLYHGTHDFYLKDIVKLFEKMPELYDINAHIEQKKIK; encoded by the coding sequence ATGAAAATAGGCGCAATAATTCAAGCAAGAATGGGCTCAACTAGACTACCCGAAAAGGTTATGAAAAACCTTCAGGGAAAAACTGTGTTAGAACATGTGATTGAGCGAGTGAAACAGTCTAAGTTAATCGATGAAATAATAATTGCAACAACAACTCATGAAAGAGATGCAGTGATTGAATCAGAGGCTTTAAGATGTGGCGTAAAATCTTTTAGAGGAAGTGAAGACGACGTTTTATCAAGATACTATTATGCAGCCAAAGAGAATAACTTAGACGTTGTAGTCCGGATCACTTCGGATTGTCCTTTGATTGATCCTAAGGTATTGGATGAAATAATTGATTATTATAACACAGGAAATTTAGATATTGTATCAAATGGTGGTTCAGATGTATTAAATAGAACATACCCAAGGGGACTAGATACTGAAGTGTTTTCTTTCAAAATATTAGAATATGCTTTTAATCATGCAGAAGAGAAATACCAGAGAGAACATGTTACACCATACATTTATGAGACATCTGATAGGACTTACTATTATAAAAATAATACAGATTATTCAAAGTATAGATGGACATTAGATACAGATGATGATTTTGAAGTAATTTCACAAATCTACAAGTATTTATATCACGGGACTCATGATTTTTACTTGAAAGATATTGTCAAGTTGTTTGAAAAAATGCCAGAATTGTATGATATAAATGCCCACATTGAACAGAAAAAAATCAAGTAA
- the pseC gene encoding UDP-4-amino-4,6-dideoxy-N-acetyl-beta-L-altrosamine transaminase, translated as MDKPAILGGKPIRDTYLSYGKQTVDESDIQAVVDVLKGDYLTTGPFVKEFEEKVADYVGAKYAVAVSNGTAALHMACFAAGIKEGDEVIVSSMTFAASANAVLYCGGTPVFADIDPVTYNIDPDRIEEKITDKTKAIIPVDFSGQSVDMDRIKEIADKHDLIIIEDAAHALGSEYKGRKVGSQADMVEFSFHPVKPITTAEGGIVTTNSENLYKKMMIFRTHGITRDQEILNENHGPWYYEQQHLGYNYRLTDVQSALGTSQMNKINDFITRRREIVEQYNEAFKDLKEIVTPSEAEFSDSGWHIYVIKVKPELLTTTRKEIFEALQAENIGVNVHYIPVYLHPYYRDLGYAKGICPNAEELYENMITLPLFPSMSNEDVNDVVVAVKKVIDYYRK; from the coding sequence ATGGATAAACCTGCTATATTAGGCGGTAAACCGATAAGAGATACTTATTTGTCATACGGTAAACAAACTGTAGATGAATCAGACATACAAGCAGTTGTAGATGTGTTAAAAGGTGATTATTTAACAACTGGTCCTTTTGTAAAAGAATTTGAAGAGAAAGTAGCTGACTATGTAGGGGCTAAGTATGCTGTTGCAGTTTCAAACGGTACTGCTGCTCTTCATATGGCTTGTTTTGCGGCTGGAATAAAAGAAGGTGATGAAGTCATAGTCAGTTCTATGACGTTTGCAGCTTCGGCCAATGCCGTACTTTACTGTGGGGGAACTCCTGTTTTCGCAGATATTGATCCAGTGACATATAACATTGATCCAGATAGAATTGAAGAGAAAATCACAGATAAGACCAAAGCAATTATTCCAGTAGATTTTTCAGGCCAATCTGTTGATATGGACAGAATTAAAGAAATTGCAGATAAGCACGATTTGATTATCATAGAAGATGCTGCACATGCATTAGGTAGCGAATATAAGGGGAGAAAAGTTGGTAGTCAAGCGGATATGGTTGAATTCAGTTTTCACCCGGTAAAACCTATAACAACAGCTGAAGGTGGAATTGTAACTACAAATAGTGAGAATTTATACAAAAAGATGATGATTTTTAGAACACATGGAATCACGCGAGATCAAGAAATCTTAAATGAAAATCATGGTCCTTGGTATTATGAACAACAACACCTTGGTTATAATTATCGATTGACTGATGTTCAAAGTGCGCTTGGAACAAGTCAAATGAATAAAATCAATGATTTTATCACTCGAAGAAGAGAAATTGTTGAACAATATAATGAAGCATTTAAGGATTTAAAAGAAATAGTGACACCATCTGAGGCAGAATTTTCAGATTCGGGCTGGCATATTTACGTTATAAAAGTTAAGCCTGAGTTATTAACTACAACTCGGAAAGAAATCTTTGAAGCTTTACAAGCTGAGAATATTGGTGTCAATGTTCATTACATTCCAGTATATCTTCATCCTTATTATAGAGATTTAGGCTATGCAAAGGGCATATGCCCTAATGCAGAAGAACTGTATGAAAACATGATCACTTTACCCCTATTCCCAAGCATGTCTAATGAAGATGTGAATGATGTTGTGGTAGCAGTGAAAAAAGTAATAGATTATTACCGAAAGTAG
- the pseB gene encoding UDP-N-acetylglucosamine 4,6-dehydratase (inverting) yields MLNNKSILITGGTGSFGKQFTEMVLKNFDPKKIIIYSRDEFKQDIMRKDFSNKFPDKISKLRFFIGDVRDKDRLYRAFKGVDYIIHAAAMKQVPACEYNPFEAIKTNIHGAQNIVDAAIDCGVKKVIALSTDKAVNPINLYGGTKLVSDKLFVSANSYRGDEGTVFAVVRYGNVSGSRGSVIPFFRELLNNGTTELPITDTRMTRFWMTLDDAVDLVVKALEESKGGETYVFKNPSYTITDIAEAMNPGGKINVVGIREGEKLHEVMITSDDSRGTYDYGDHYIIYPNYIWWSKDYYFKEGGTLIEEGWEYNSGTNTEWIDTETLRKKIEELGL; encoded by the coding sequence ATGCTTAATAACAAATCAATTTTAATTACAGGTGGAACAGGTTCATTTGGAAAGCAGTTTACTGAAATGGTTCTTAAAAACTTTGACCCTAAAAAAATTATTATCTATTCACGAGATGAGTTTAAACAAGACATCATGAGAAAGGATTTTAGTAATAAATTTCCGGACAAGATCTCAAAATTAAGATTCTTTATTGGTGATGTTCGCGATAAAGATAGATTATACAGGGCCTTCAAAGGGGTAGATTATATTATTCATGCTGCTGCAATGAAGCAAGTGCCCGCATGTGAATACAATCCTTTTGAAGCTATTAAGACAAATATTCATGGAGCTCAGAATATTGTTGATGCAGCAATTGATTGTGGTGTCAAAAAAGTTATTGCTCTCTCTACAGATAAAGCGGTTAATCCAATTAACCTTTATGGTGGCACAAAGCTAGTTTCAGACAAATTATTTGTTTCAGCAAATTCTTATCGTGGAGATGAAGGAACAGTATTCGCAGTAGTTCGGTATGGAAATGTTTCTGGAAGCAGAGGATCGGTAATTCCTTTCTTTAGAGAGTTACTTAATAACGGTACCACGGAACTTCCAATAACAGATACAAGAATGACGAGATTCTGGATGACTCTTGATGATGCAGTAGATCTAGTTGTAAAAGCATTAGAAGAATCAAAAGGTGGAGAAACATATGTATTTAAAAATCCATCATACACGATTACTGATATTGCAGAAGCTATGAATCCTGGTGGTAAGATTAATGTTGTTGGAATCAGAGAAGGCGAAAAACTTCATGAAGTTATGATTACTAGCGATGATTCAAGAGGTACCTATGATTATGGGGATCATTACATCATTTATCCTAATTACATTTGGTGGTCAAAAGATTATTACTTTAAAGAAGGCGGCACTTTAATTGAAGAAGGCTGGGAGTATAACTCTGGTACAAACACTGAATGGATAGATACAGAGACACTAAGAAAGAAAATTGAAGAGTTGGGACTATAG
- a CDS encoding flippase, producing the protein MHKKYLNNSLIKNTSIYTLTSILNSAIPFLMLPILTRHLTPEDYGIVSMFTLLVTFIVPFIGLNLNGAITRQYYDREKINISEYAGNCIFILLINSIFVGSIFYFSSAFIARTASFPSRLLWSVLIFAVSQFICSILLSLLQVKKKALLYGIFNIIQTSLNLGISIFFVVYLGLGYTGRIYGMVITLALFALISLFILIKKKWVKFVIKKEYIKHALMFGIPLIPHVLSGTIISMTDRFFITSMVGLAATGVYTVGYQVGTIINLLSTSFNNAYVPWLYEKLKENQYTTKIKIVKFTYIYFVGILLLALGLGILAPIFLSVFLGKAFNESSVYVIWIALGYAFNGMYLMVVNYIFYEQKNSTLAMVTFATAFLNIVLNYFFIREFGAIGAAQATTIIFAIKFVVVWILSAKVHKMPWKNVLLNKN; encoded by the coding sequence ATGCATAAGAAGTATTTAAATAATAGCTTAATAAAGAATACCAGTATATATACTTTAACCAGTATATTAAATTCAGCTATACCATTTTTAATGCTACCAATATTAACAAGACATTTAACTCCTGAAGATTATGGTATAGTCTCAATGTTTACTCTTTTAGTAACATTCATAGTGCCTTTTATAGGCTTGAATTTAAATGGTGCTATAACCAGACAATATTATGATCGTGAGAAAATTAACATAAGTGAGTATGCTGGTAATTGTATTTTTATTTTATTGATTAATTCAATTTTTGTGGGATCTATATTCTATTTTTCCTCTGCATTTATAGCAAGAACAGCTTCTTTTCCTAGTAGATTGTTATGGAGTGTATTAATTTTTGCAGTGTCTCAATTTATTTGCAGTATATTACTTAGCTTACTTCAAGTTAAGAAAAAAGCTCTTTTATATGGAATATTTAATATCATACAAACTTCACTGAATTTGGGTATAAGTATTTTTTTTGTTGTCTATTTAGGCTTAGGTTATACTGGGAGAATATATGGAATGGTAATTACTTTAGCGTTGTTTGCACTAATTTCATTATTTATACTAATCAAGAAGAAGTGGGTTAAGTTCGTTATAAAGAAAGAATATATTAAACACGCTTTAATGTTTGGAATTCCTTTGATACCACATGTTTTGTCTGGAACCATTATATCAATGACAGATAGATTTTTTATTACCTCTATGGTCGGCTTAGCTGCAACGGGTGTATATACAGTGGGATATCAGGTAGGGACGATAATTAATTTACTGTCTACATCTTTTAATAATGCTTATGTTCCTTGGCTATATGAAAAATTGAAGGAAAATCAATATACTACAAAAATAAAAATCGTAAAATTCACTTATATATATTTTGTTGGTATACTACTACTTGCCTTAGGTTTAGGCATATTAGCACCAATTTTTCTAAGTGTTTTCTTAGGTAAAGCATTTAATGAATCAAGTGTTTACGTGATTTGGATTGCATTAGGATATGCTTTTAACGGGATGTACCTTATGGTGGTCAACTATATTTTTTATGAACAGAAAAATAGTACTTTGGCTATGGTTACTTTTGCTACAGCATTTTTAAATATTGTATTAAACTATTTTTTTATAAGAGAATTTGGAGCTATAGGAGCTGCGCAAGCAACTACAATAATATTTGCTATAAAATTTGTTGTTGTATGGATATTATCGGCAAAGGTTCATAAAATGCCTTGGAAAAATGTACTATTAAATAAAAACTAG
- a CDS encoding glycosyltransferase family 2 protein: MNYRVSVAMCTFNGSKFIKEQLKSIINQTRQPDEIVICDDISTDNTIKLIESILEETNIEWSVLVNESRLGVAKNFEKAISLCTGDIIFTSDQDDYWVEYKIDKVLDEFKKNPEVNLVFSNARLVDSNLIELPGDLWSSIGFSNNKLKKDKIFVLESLLKNNFVTGATMAFRKDVLNRIFPIPNYWIHDYWIALQCLLEGKVFAVPEMLILYRQHDKNVIGAKKLSLTSKIKKYLNNFNYVDEMHSQRLKMSRELISYLKAVDKEVDDNFLRMIIECSKFWERRVNQLTNPKILALQDIMSDIKNSNYKKYYTGVRGAIRDIYLVIRG, translated from the coding sequence ATGAATTATAGAGTATCAGTTGCTATGTGTACATTTAATGGTAGCAAGTTTATTAAAGAGCAATTAAAGAGTATCATAAATCAAACTCGACAACCAGATGAAATTGTTATATGCGATGATATTTCAACGGATAATACGATTAAACTTATAGAATCAATTCTTGAAGAGACTAATATTGAATGGTCAGTATTAGTTAATGAGTCAAGATTAGGTGTTGCAAAAAACTTCGAAAAAGCTATAAGTTTATGCACCGGAGATATTATCTTTACGTCGGACCAAGATGACTATTGGGTTGAGTATAAAATTGATAAAGTTCTTGATGAATTTAAAAAAAACCCAGAAGTTAATTTAGTATTTTCTAACGCGAGATTAGTAGATTCTAATTTAATAGAATTACCAGGAGATTTATGGAGTTCTATAGGTTTTTCAAATAATAAGCTTAAGAAGGACAAAATATTTGTTCTAGAATCACTTCTAAAAAACAATTTTGTTACTGGGGCAACTATGGCTTTTAGGAAGGATGTTTTAAATAGAATTTTTCCCATTCCTAATTACTGGATTCATGACTATTGGATTGCATTACAGTGCTTACTTGAAGGCAAAGTTTTTGCAGTTCCAGAGATGTTAATTCTATATAGGCAACATGATAAAAATGTTATCGGTGCAAAAAAATTATCTCTGACTAGCAAAATTAAAAAGTATTTGAATAATTTTAACTATGTGGATGAAATGCATAGTCAAAGACTTAAAATGAGTAGAGAGTTAATTTCTTATTTAAAAGCTGTGGACAAAGAAGTAGATGACAACTTTCTAAGAATGATCATAGAGTGCAGTAAGTTTTGGGAAAGGCGAGTTAACCAATTAACTAACCCAAAAATTTTAGCTTTACAAGATATAATGAGTGATATTAAGAACTCTAACTATAAGAAGTATTATACAGGAGTTAGAGGAGCAATAAGAGATATTTATTTGGTGATTAGAGGGTGA
- the rfbD gene encoding dTDP-4-dehydrorhamnose reductase — MKVLVTGANGQLGYDVIKRLEEKKIEYLGTDRDTLDITNEDDVKRVIKDYSPDVIVHCAAYTAVDKAEDERELCHAVNVLGTRYIVEACKEIDAKMIYISTDYVFDGEGDKPFEVTDTPNPINYYGQTKYEGELEVQKLVDKYFIVRISWVFGSNGNNFVKTMLRLGKEIDEISVVADQVGSPTYTYDLAGLLLEMIETDKYGIYHATNEGYCSWYEFACEIFNQAGMDVKVNPIKTEDYPTRAKRPKNSRLAKEDLVRNNLKARNEWYEALRRYIDEL; from the coding sequence ATGAAAGTATTGGTAACGGGAGCAAATGGACAGCTTGGATATGATGTTATTAAAAGATTAGAAGAAAAAAAAATTGAGTATTTAGGTACAGATAGAGACACTTTAGATATTACTAATGAAGATGATGTTAAAAGGGTTATAAAAGATTATAGCCCTGATGTCATCGTGCATTGTGCTGCATATACAGCAGTGGATAAAGCAGAGGATGAAAGAGAACTTTGTCATGCGGTAAATGTCTTAGGAACAAGGTATATTGTAGAGGCATGTAAAGAAATAGATGCAAAAATGATCTATATAAGCACGGATTATGTATTTGATGGTGAAGGGGACAAGCCTTTTGAAGTAACAGATACGCCAAATCCTATAAATTATTATGGGCAAACAAAATACGAAGGTGAATTAGAAGTTCAGAAGCTTGTAGACAAATATTTTATTGTTAGAATTTCTTGGGTGTTTGGAAGTAACGGCAATAATTTTGTTAAAACTATGCTTCGATTAGGAAAAGAAATAGATGAAATTTCTGTAGTGGCAGATCAAGTTGGATCTCCTACGTATACTTATGACTTAGCAGGGTTACTACTTGAAATGATTGAAACAGATAAGTATGGAATTTATCATGCTACGAACGAAGGATATTGCAGTTGGTACGAATTCGCATGTGAGATATTCAATCAAGCAGGTATGGATGTTAAAGTAAATCCTATAAAGACAGAAGATTATCCTACGAGAGCTAAGAGGCCTAAGAATTCGAGGTTAGCAAAAGAGGATTTAGTGAGAAATAATCTTAAGGCTAGAAATGAGTGGTATGAAGCATTGAGGAGATATATCGATGAATTATAG
- the rfbB gene encoding dTDP-glucose 4,6-dehydratase, which yields MNVLVTGGAGFIGSNFVFHMLKEHPTYRIICLDALTYAGNLSTLEPVMENPNFRFVKGDITDRDLIDKLFEEEKFDFIVNFAAESHVDRSIEDPGIFLKTNILGTQVLMDASRKYGVKRFHQVSTDEVYGDLPLDRPDLFFTEETPIHTSSPYSASKASADLLVQAYHRTFKLPITISRCSNNYGPYHFPEKLIPLIIARALNDDSLPVYGRGENVRDWLYVEDHCIAIDLILHKGKDGEVYNIGGHNEKTNLDVVKTILKELGKPESLITFVKDRAGHDMRYAIDPSKTRRELGWEPTTLFDEGIKMTIKWYLENRDWWENIISGDYKDYYVKMYGDRQGDN from the coding sequence ATGAATGTATTAGTAACAGGTGGAGCTGGATTTATAGGAAGTAACTTTGTTTTTCATATGCTTAAAGAGCATCCAACATATAGGATTATTTGTTTAGATGCATTAACTTATGCAGGGAATTTATCAACACTAGAGCCAGTGATGGAAAATCCTAACTTTAGATTTGTAAAAGGTGATATTACGGATAGAGATTTAATAGACAAGCTATTTGAAGAAGAAAAATTCGACTTTATAGTTAACTTTGCTGCAGAGTCTCACGTAGATAGATCAATCGAAGATCCAGGCATTTTCTTAAAAACAAATATCCTAGGTACACAAGTGTTAATGGATGCTTCTAGGAAATATGGAGTAAAGAGATTTCACCAAGTTTCCACAGATGAAGTATATGGAGATTTACCACTAGATAGACCTGACTTGTTCTTCACAGAAGAGACTCCAATTCATACATCATCACCATACTCAGCATCAAAAGCATCTGCTGATCTGTTAGTACAGGCATATCACAGAACCTTTAAATTGCCTATAACCATTTCAAGATGTTCTAATAACTATGGCCCTTATCACTTCCCAGAGAAACTAATACCACTTATAATAGCAAGAGCACTTAATGATGACTCATTACCTGTTTATGGCAGGGGGGAAAATGTTAGAGATTGGCTTTATGTTGAAGATCATTGTATAGCTATAGACTTAATACTTCACAAGGGGAAAGATGGTGAAGTTTATAATATAGGTGGGCATAACGAAAAAACAAATTTAGATGTAGTAAAAACAATTTTAAAAGAGTTAGGAAAGCCTGAATCTTTAATTACTTTTGTAAAAGACAGAGCAGGACATGACATGCGTTATGCTATTGATCCTTCAAAGACTAGAAGAGAATTAGGATGGGAGCCAACTACACTATTTGATGAAGGTATTAAGATGACAATCAAATGGTATCTTGAAAATCGTGACTGGTGGGAAAACATTATATCAGGTGATTATAAAGATTACTATGTAAAGATGTACGGAGATAGGCAAGGTGATAACTAA
- the rfbC gene encoding dTDP-4-dehydrorhamnose 3,5-epimerase, whose product MNIIKTDIEDVIIIEPKVFGDHRGWFTETYSKEKFKEFGIDIDFIQDNHSLSAQKGTLRGLHFQLNPKAQTKLVRCTKGKILDVAVDIREGSPTYKKWVAVELTEENKKQLLVPKGFAHGFITLTDNVEVQYKVDEYYSPENDRSIRFDDPEINVDWGIDSPILSEKDLSAPMLSESDANFKY is encoded by the coding sequence ATGAATATTATAAAGACAGATATTGAGGATGTAATTATTATCGAGCCAAAAGTCTTTGGTGATCATAGAGGATGGTTTACAGAAACATACTCTAAAGAGAAGTTTAAAGAGTTTGGTATTGATATTGACTTTATCCAAGATAATCATTCTCTTTCAGCACAGAAAGGGACATTAAGAGGACTTCATTTCCAGCTGAATCCTAAGGCGCAGACAAAGCTTGTGAGATGCACTAAAGGGAAAATCTTAGATGTGGCTGTAGATATTAGAGAAGGATCTCCTACATATAAAAAATGGGTAGCTGTTGAACTAACAGAAGAAAACAAAAAACAATTGTTAGTTCCTAAGGGGTTTGCCCATGGGTTTATAACATTAACGGATAATGTAGAAGTACAATATAAAGTAGATGAGTATTATTCTCCAGAAAATGATAGAAGTATAAGATTTGACGACCCTGAGATAAATGTAGATTGGGGTATAGATAGCCCGATTTTATCCGAGAAAGATTTAAGTGCACCGATGTTATCTGAAAGTGATGCAAACTTTAAATACTAA